In a genomic window of Helianthus annuus cultivar XRQ/B chromosome 10, HanXRQr2.0-SUNRISE, whole genome shotgun sequence:
- the LOC110884261 gene encoding uncharacterized protein LOC110884261 — translation MSPKPVGTSRHAIETCIYKLHSWKPFHLPTSFTKTLEKSDTNTTTKTPKTPNGKPHKRPCLSDRATSFSIEHLDMSKLSLFDEEGGFQSSVKSKRDRVHYMARKRRRRGSRSVSGRSSDQSGTRRRCCSVGASNNAYGSNAYGTCSDFMMANNAGTDSSGELFVNGGGGGDVNWGVEVGEVVGRGLRRESGDRENSNSGLSGLQLHHGYGGLDSQGNESGYGSEPGYRGDAEFGYGDEFDEEEDDTRLLFWGNKFGDAINMETIGENTLAKAHHRCRRKKHELRMIDAV, via the exons ATGTCACCAAAACCCGTAGGAACCTCCCGTCACGCCATTGAAACCTGCATCTACAAGCTCCACAGCTGGAAACCTTTTCATCTTCCCACATCATTCaccaaaaccctagaaaaatCCGACACAAACACCACCACTAAAACACCTAAAACCCCTAATGGTAAACCTCACAAACGCCCCTGTCTCTCCGATCGCGCAACCTCGTTCTCAATCGAACACCTTGACATGTCCAAACTCTCATTATTCGACGAAGAAGGTGGCTTTCAATCCTCGGTGAAATCGAAGCGTGATCGGGTTCATTACATGGCTCGGAAGAGGCGGAGGCGTGGATCGCGGTCGGTTTCGGGTAGGAGTAGTGATCAGAGTGGGACGAGGAGGCGGTGTTGTTCGGTGGGAGCGTCGAATAATGCGTACGGGTCGAATGCGTACGGGACGTGTTCGGATTTTATGATGGCGAATAACGCGGGGACGGATTCGAGTGGGGAGTTGTTTGTGAATGGGGGAGGTGGAGGGGATGTGAATTGGGGGGTGGAGGTTGGGGAAGTTGTCGGTAGAGGGTTGCGGAGAGAGAGTGGTGATCGGGAGAATTCGAATAGCGGTTTAAGTGGATTGCAATTGCATCATGGTTATGGGGGTTTGGATAGTCAAGGGAATGAGTCGGGGTATGGGAGTGAGCCTGGGTATCGAGGGGATGCTGAGTTCGGGTACGGTGATGAGTTTGATGAGGAAGAGGATGATACAAGGTTGTTGTTTTGGGGCAACAAGTTTGGAG ATGCAATAAATATGGAAACAATAGGTGAGAATACATTGGCAAAAGCTCATCACAGGTGTCGACGCAAGAAACACGAGCTTAGAATGATCGATGCTGTTTGA